Proteins encoded within one genomic window of Edaphobacter lichenicola:
- a CDS encoding fatty acyl-AMP ligase: MASILDQLDRLGDEHPHKLLYSYLDLNGNPIESYTYASFLRRTKAIAGHLRKGRRFAAEDRILLAYPPGLEMICAFFGCVRAGLIPVPVYPPSSRGFQSALYKMVHIAKDCQAAGILTSKDYHASLKTNLTRSGVSASGVDVDYISGLPWIVTEDFVDTISDEPFFGTSEILFLQYTSGSTMEPKGVMVTHENILETCPLVIDHPSPVVVSWLPQYHDMGLIGCYLYPALKGGTTYGFAATDFIQRPVLWFDAIQTYRATATAAPNFAYDYCLRAKRLSKESLEGCDLSSLRVLMCAAEPVKPDTFTRFLEAFQPFGLKSESFYAAYGLAENTLAVSLGGRNIVSVNKRALALGKARMTTEVSEIGGATQIVSCGTPLPGFDVKIVDPEQHVALTAGHIGEIWIAGSGKCLGYWNNPERTLKQFRARLVDDSPYDDGYLRTGDMGFFHDGELFVCGRIKDMIILRGQNYYPQDLENVVERASSLIRNHCVAAFQIDEDSEPALAIVAEVKNPKALPDARKIAAAVRSYLNVEVALISFIAPRAIPRTSSGKIMRHKTKQMWLDGQFSVLSDFSREKDAGVCASDSDIQSSFDILKARYNLTGTESYNLIEAGLDSLDLVVFMHELKELLKDKGAEMLARQVDIGVIQRVSVAELFQLAEQLESAPKEALEMLRHSLAAFREEQRTAEKQMMSDDRKLAFVPPAPTSLPEMPVLNHILLTGGTGFIGPFLMKSLLDQTRAKIYVLVRSSDDVQGRQRLRAAMGSMGPCGAVLMQMFESRVIPICGDLGLPNLGLTQDVWDFLANEMDAVFHNGATVNYLFNYDRMRDANVMGTNEVLRLAFEGRTKEFNYVSTTFVFGWAVKSVLHETDMNQDMELLDFGYSQTKWVAEQVVADARDKGLPVRIFRPALVSPSVTGGGNNFDIAVRLVAFMVNHGIGVDALNQVSFVPADIVANNIVAISTTPGTENKTFHVVRDDYANMLDITGLITQATGRQFEIFSISDFVPELIRRCRKEDLLFPLLDFLVGSVDNISAMEFKRYDNSCYQTARDASKWGKADPSLEDTVNGILKFMHRKGIISVAAGEPSAVSPPDNEMACTDSSAATAF; encoded by the coding sequence ATGGCGTCAATCTTAGACCAACTGGATAGGCTGGGGGACGAGCACCCGCACAAACTCCTTTATTCATACCTTGACCTGAACGGCAATCCAATCGAAAGCTACACCTACGCGTCGTTTCTCCGGCGGACGAAGGCGATCGCCGGACACTTGCGGAAAGGGCGTCGTTTCGCGGCGGAGGACCGGATCCTGCTCGCCTACCCGCCGGGGCTCGAAATGATCTGCGCGTTTTTTGGTTGCGTGCGCGCCGGATTGATCCCCGTGCCCGTCTATCCCCCTAGTTCTCGTGGCTTCCAGAGCGCCCTGTACAAAATGGTGCACATCGCGAAGGATTGCCAGGCGGCCGGGATTTTAACCAGCAAGGACTACCACGCATCTCTGAAGACGAATCTCACCCGAAGTGGAGTCTCGGCGTCCGGCGTCGACGTCGACTACATCTCCGGTCTTCCGTGGATCGTCACGGAAGACTTCGTGGATACAATTTCGGACGAACCTTTTTTCGGCACTTCGGAGATTCTGTTTCTCCAGTACACGTCGGGGTCGACGATGGAGCCCAAGGGCGTGATGGTGACGCACGAAAACATCCTAGAGACCTGTCCGCTCGTGATCGACCATCCCTCGCCAGTAGTCGTATCCTGGCTTCCGCAGTATCACGATATGGGGCTGATCGGGTGTTACCTTTATCCCGCGCTGAAAGGCGGCACGACGTACGGTTTTGCTGCCACGGACTTCATTCAGCGGCCGGTCCTGTGGTTCGACGCGATACAAACCTATCGGGCCACCGCAACGGCAGCCCCCAACTTCGCTTACGACTATTGCCTGCGCGCCAAGAGGCTTTCCAAGGAGAGTCTGGAAGGTTGCGATCTCAGTTCGCTCCGCGTGTTGATGTGCGCCGCGGAACCCGTAAAACCGGATACTTTCACACGGTTTCTGGAGGCGTTTCAGCCCTTCGGGCTCAAGTCAGAGAGCTTTTATGCCGCCTATGGGCTCGCAGAAAATACTCTGGCGGTTTCGCTCGGCGGCCGCAATATCGTTTCCGTCAACAAACGTGCCCTCGCGCTCGGGAAGGCTCGCATGACTACCGAGGTCTCCGAAATCGGCGGGGCCACACAGATTGTCAGTTGTGGAACTCCCCTCCCGGGTTTTGACGTTAAGATCGTGGATCCGGAACAGCACGTCGCACTGACTGCAGGCCATATCGGCGAAATTTGGATCGCCGGAAGCGGTAAGTGCCTGGGTTACTGGAATAATCCGGAAAGGACCCTGAAGCAGTTTCGTGCGCGGTTGGTAGACGATAGTCCCTATGACGATGGCTACCTTCGGACCGGTGACATGGGATTCTTCCACGATGGCGAGCTCTTCGTGTGCGGCCGCATCAAGGACATGATCATCCTCCGCGGGCAAAACTATTACCCCCAAGATCTCGAGAACGTTGTGGAGAGGGCGTCCAGCCTGATCAGGAACCATTGCGTCGCCGCTTTCCAGATTGACGAAGACAGCGAGCCTGCGCTGGCAATCGTGGCCGAAGTGAAAAATCCTAAGGCGCTTCCGGACGCGCGGAAGATTGCCGCTGCGGTCCGGAGTTATCTCAACGTGGAAGTGGCGCTGATCTCCTTTATTGCGCCTCGTGCGATACCGAGAACCAGCTCTGGCAAGATCATGCGCCATAAGACCAAGCAGATGTGGCTGGATGGCCAGTTTAGTGTTCTTTCCGATTTTTCACGGGAGAAGGACGCCGGGGTGTGCGCGTCCGATTCTGACATCCAGTCGTCTTTCGACATATTGAAAGCCAGGTACAACTTGACAGGCACGGAATCATACAACCTCATCGAGGCTGGGCTTGATTCCCTGGATCTTGTCGTGTTCATGCATGAACTCAAAGAGCTTCTAAAGGATAAAGGCGCCGAGATGCTTGCGAGGCAGGTAGATATCGGTGTCATTCAGCGTGTCAGCGTGGCCGAGCTATTTCAGCTGGCCGAACAGTTGGAGAGTGCTCCGAAAGAAGCACTGGAGATGCTGCGTCATTCCCTGGCGGCGTTCCGTGAAGAGCAGCGCACAGCGGAAAAGCAGATGATGAGCGACGACAGAAAGCTCGCCTTCGTGCCTCCGGCGCCTACGTCGCTACCCGAGATGCCGGTCCTGAATCATATTCTGCTGACGGGCGGTACCGGTTTCATCGGACCGTTCCTCATGAAGAGCCTTCTGGACCAGACGCGTGCGAAGATTTATGTTCTCGTCAGGTCTTCCGACGACGTTCAGGGCAGGCAAAGACTGAGGGCGGCGATGGGATCGATGGGGCCTTGCGGGGCCGTGCTGATGCAGATGTTCGAGTCTCGCGTGATTCCCATTTGCGGCGATCTCGGGCTACCAAATCTAGGCTTGACGCAGGACGTCTGGGATTTCCTCGCCAATGAAATGGATGCGGTGTTTCACAATGGCGCCACAGTGAACTACCTGTTCAACTACGATCGCATGCGTGACGCAAACGTAATGGGGACGAACGAAGTCTTGAGACTGGCATTCGAGGGTCGGACCAAGGAGTTCAACTACGTCTCGACTACCTTCGTGTTTGGCTGGGCCGTGAAGAGCGTCCTGCATGAGACCGACATGAACCAGGACATGGAGCTTCTTGATTTCGGTTACAGCCAGACCAAATGGGTAGCCGAACAGGTGGTTGCAGACGCGCGCGACAAGGGACTTCCCGTGCGGATCTTCCGTCCCGCCCTAGTGAGTCCGTCGGTTACTGGCGGAGGCAACAACTTCGATATCGCCGTTCGCTTAGTTGCGTTCATGGTGAATCACGGTATTGGAGTCGATGCCCTGAACCAAGTGAGTTTCGTTCCCGCGGATATTGTGGCGAACAACATCGTTGCGATTTCAACGACACCCGGCACTGAGAATAAGACGTTCCATGTGGTGCGGGACGATTACGCGAACATGTTGGACATTACCGGACTCATCACTCAGGCGACGGGACGTCAATTCGAAATATTCAGCATCTCCGATTTCGTTCCCGAGCTGATCCGGAGATGCCGGAAGGAAGATCTTCTCTTTCCGCTTCTGGACTTCCTGGTTGGCTCCGTGGACAACATCTCCGCGATGGAGTTCAAACGCTATGACAACTCCTGCTATCAAACGGCCCGGGATGCCTCAAAGTGGGGCAAAGCGGATCCATCTCTCGAAGATACGGTCAACGGCATTCTGAAATTCATGCATCGCAAGGGGATTATCTCGGTTGCGGCCGGTGAGCCCAGTGCTGTGTCACCGCCAGATAATGAGATGGCCTGCACGGATTCATCAGCCGCTACTGCTTTCTAA
- a CDS encoding cytochrome P450 has translation MARNPVRVLSKYTERLGDTFRFYLGGLKEVIITTNPAVIQHVLKTNAENYQKSEIQVKRMGHFLGKGLLTTHGEAWRTQRRLIQKGFDRKQLDALSSIMQESLTESLRDFDRQISAGPVDIYPHLMKMTFAMVARSLFGAKLKDEDIDLVSHTICTVQEFIVRQTLQPYLNPWFAASGELRKHEEMRVRADSILMAYIKQRRNQEPGHDLLQTLMDARYSDGDGMSDELVLSESMQLLVAGHETSSNGLSWLLYLLSSRPDCLERVRQEFDSVLGEAPLSHGDLPKLEFTTQVIQEGLRLYPPFWMIDRMAVADDQVGDIDIPRGSTVIVYVYGAHHAPAHWQSPETFDPERFIKGSDKLRTPFTYLPFGGGPRVCIGNHYAMLQILMILSELLRKYDFQLTPGQTIEARPMVILRPKQGIRMTFSKAIARDLSSPKYHPVGNWPEF, from the coding sequence ATGGCTCGAAACCCCGTAAGAGTTTTGTCGAAGTACACGGAACGCCTCGGCGATACATTTCGGTTCTACCTGGGTGGTCTCAAAGAGGTCATCATTACGACCAATCCAGCGGTCATTCAGCATGTATTGAAGACCAACGCGGAGAATTACCAGAAATCCGAGATTCAGGTAAAACGGATGGGCCACTTCCTGGGAAAGGGGCTTTTGACGACCCACGGCGAAGCCTGGCGCACGCAGCGACGGCTTATACAGAAGGGCTTCGATCGAAAGCAACTTGATGCTCTGTCCTCAATCATGCAGGAGTCTCTCACCGAGTCGCTCCGGGATTTCGACCGGCAAATCAGTGCCGGCCCCGTCGATATCTACCCCCACCTGATGAAGATGACCTTTGCGATGGTCGCCCGGTCGCTGTTTGGCGCCAAGCTGAAGGACGAAGACATCGACCTCGTCAGCCATACCATCTGCACGGTCCAGGAATTTATCGTTCGTCAAACCCTTCAGCCTTACCTGAATCCATGGTTTGCTGCTTCCGGCGAATTGCGCAAACACGAAGAGATGCGAGTCCGCGCTGACAGCATTCTGATGGCGTACATCAAACAACGCCGCAACCAGGAGCCCGGCCATGATCTGCTGCAAACCTTGATGGATGCGCGCTACAGCGACGGCGATGGCATGAGCGATGAGCTGGTGCTGAGCGAGAGTATGCAGCTTCTGGTCGCTGGCCATGAAACATCGTCGAACGGCCTATCGTGGTTGCTCTATCTCTTGAGTTCGCGTCCTGATTGCCTGGAAAGGGTGAGGCAGGAGTTTGATTCCGTGCTGGGCGAAGCGCCTCTGAGTCACGGCGACCTTCCCAAGCTCGAATTCACCACGCAGGTCATTCAGGAGGGGCTCCGCCTCTATCCGCCGTTTTGGATGATCGACCGCATGGCTGTCGCGGACGATCAGGTAGGGGACATCGACATACCCCGGGGATCGACGGTCATTGTCTATGTGTACGGCGCGCACCATGCCCCGGCCCACTGGCAGAGTCCTGAGACCTTCGACCCGGAACGTTTTATCAAAGGTAGCGACAAGCTGCGCACGCCCTTCACCTATCTTCCCTTCGGAGGCGGACCGCGGGTCTGTATCGGGAATCACTACGCAATGCTGCAGATCCTCATGATTCTGAGCGAGCTGCTCAGAAAATATGATTTTCAGCTGACCCCAGGCCAGACGATCGAAGCTCGACCGATGGTCATCCTACGACCGAAGCAAGGAATCCGGATGACCTTCAGCAAGGCAATCGCACGCGACCTGTCCTCGCCAAAATACCATCCGGTGGGGAACTGGCCTGAGTTTTAA
- a CDS encoding fatty acid desaturase family protein, producing the protein MSETEAVITLTPDIGDLVPSEALPQQSVDGPAGVSSFPKVLRRRLDKFFADGNISPKADRTMWVKITAGLAVLAGSWIALYAFEPDSWKFVALYLLGGLAQTFLLLNIAHDSNHNAISSVPSVNKTLNYVFDVCGINSYMWRILHHRGHHSCVNVHGEDDALTGRGILRFTPHEPRKPLQRFQHIYGLFLYALFSLDYVFVRDFECFFFPSHDYLSRTRHPVREYAILFAGKAFYLTYMLILPVVVLGKSPLLVAAAFVLVHLIVGSTVSLVFQTTHTVDSTYFPSDRGEFDNGVYHIFATTADYATTNPVVSWLVGGLNHHIVHHLCPFVCHTHYAPLTRIVKETAEEFGIPYRQHSTMTRAIWHHLILLKQLGNEN; encoded by the coding sequence GTGTCTGAGACAGAAGCGGTTATCACTCTAACCCCGGATATCGGCGATCTTGTACCATCTGAGGCCTTGCCGCAGCAGTCGGTCGACGGCCCTGCAGGTGTCTCTTCCTTTCCGAAAGTCTTACGCCGGCGCCTCGACAAGTTCTTTGCCGACGGGAACATTTCTCCCAAAGCCGACCGCACGATGTGGGTCAAGATCACAGCGGGTCTGGCAGTGCTGGCAGGCAGCTGGATTGCTCTCTACGCGTTCGAGCCGGATTCATGGAAGTTTGTTGCCCTCTATCTTTTGGGCGGCCTCGCCCAGACATTCCTCTTGCTGAACATCGCCCACGACAGCAACCACAACGCGATCTCTTCTGTACCGTCGGTCAATAAGACACTGAACTATGTCTTCGATGTTTGCGGAATAAACTCGTACATGTGGCGTATCCTCCACCATCGAGGCCACCACTCCTGCGTCAATGTCCACGGCGAAGACGACGCGCTTACGGGACGCGGCATCCTTCGGTTTACGCCCCATGAACCCCGCAAGCCCCTGCAGCGGTTCCAACACATCTACGGGCTGTTCCTGTACGCGCTGTTCTCGCTGGATTATGTTTTCGTAAGGGACTTTGAGTGCTTCTTCTTTCCGTCCCACGACTATCTGAGCCGGACCAGGCATCCGGTGCGGGAATACGCCATCCTCTTTGCGGGGAAGGCGTTCTACCTCACGTACATGCTCATTTTGCCGGTGGTGGTTCTGGGGAAATCGCCTCTGTTAGTTGCTGCGGCGTTCGTGCTAGTCCATTTAATCGTCGGTTCGACTGTATCGCTGGTATTCCAGACTACGCACACTGTCGACAGCACGTACTTTCCCTCGGACCGTGGCGAGTTTGACAACGGCGTATATCACATCTTCGCGACCACGGCCGATTACGCGACGACGAACCCGGTCGTGAGCTGGCTCGTGGGCGGGCTCAACCATCACATCGTCCATCATCTGTGCCCCTTTGTGTGCCACACCCACTATGCTCCACTTACCCGGATTGTGAAGGAGACCGCCGAAGAGTTTGGCATTCCCTATCGTCAACACTCCACCATGACGCGCGCAATCTGGCATCATCTGATACTTTTGAAGCAACTGGGCAACGAAAACTGA
- a CDS encoding tetratricopeptide repeat protein, translated as MSYRLAIWLALGMVTWSPLVQPQGDPTQAALPRDQQQSATESEATLIALSKAHPTKAEPFAQLGLLEARRGHYPQAIVFYRKAMALKPTMPGLRLNLGLALFKDGQYKQAIQTFTPLLRSQSPSSPERQRLTVLVGMSHYGLGEYQAAVPYLKQAADRDGQNLSLLLTLAHSCLLSKQYQCVLDAYHRMVAQNAESAEADMLVGEALDEMKDTIGATREFRAAVQANPKEPNAHFGLGYLLWTQRQYQEASQEFQAELENTPDYPQAMLYLADADIQLNRNEDARSLLEKVVKIDPATSMGHLDLGIVYAEANREEDALREFKAAAQLKPDDVNVHMRLGRLYRSMGEASEAKNEFDKARNLNRTTHDALITVMSSASDKDKKSPTNSPAK; from the coding sequence TTGAGTTACAGGTTAGCTATCTGGCTGGCACTGGGGATGGTCACCTGGAGTCCTTTGGTACAGCCACAGGGCGATCCGACACAGGCGGCGCTTCCACGCGATCAACAACAGAGCGCGACTGAGTCCGAAGCGACCCTGATTGCCTTATCGAAGGCCCATCCAACGAAGGCCGAGCCTTTTGCCCAGTTGGGCCTTCTTGAAGCCCGCCGGGGCCACTATCCGCAGGCGATTGTCTTCTATCGTAAGGCCATGGCGTTGAAACCCACGATGCCTGGCCTGCGTTTGAACCTGGGCCTGGCACTCTTCAAGGATGGCCAATACAAACAGGCTATTCAAACCTTCACTCCGCTGCTCAGGTCACAGTCGCCGTCTTCACCTGAGAGGCAGCGCCTGACTGTGCTGGTCGGAATGTCGCACTATGGCCTGGGCGAATACCAGGCTGCAGTACCGTATCTGAAGCAGGCTGCGGACCGTGACGGGCAAAATCTTTCGCTGCTCTTGACGTTGGCGCATAGCTGCCTGTTGTCGAAGCAGTATCAGTGCGTTCTGGATGCCTACCACCGGATGGTTGCACAAAATGCCGAGTCCGCCGAGGCCGATATGCTGGTTGGTGAAGCGCTAGACGAAATGAAAGATACGATCGGCGCGACGCGGGAGTTTCGCGCCGCAGTTCAGGCCAACCCGAAGGAGCCTAATGCGCACTTCGGACTAGGCTACCTCTTGTGGACGCAACGGCAGTACCAGGAGGCTTCCCAGGAGTTTCAGGCCGAGCTCGAGAATACGCCGGATTACCCCCAGGCTATGCTCTACCTGGCCGATGCGGATATTCAATTGAACCGCAATGAAGATGCCCGGTCCTTGCTGGAAAAGGTGGTGAAGATCGACCCTGCAACTTCTATGGGGCACCTCGATCTGGGCATTGTCTACGCCGAGGCCAACCGTGAGGAGGACGCGCTACGAGAGTTCAAAGCGGCCGCTCAACTCAAGCCGGATGATGTGAATGTCCACATGCGGCTTGGGCGCCTGTACCGTTCGATGGGGGAGGCAAGTGAAGCTAAGAACGAATTTGACAAAGCTCGTAACCTGAACAGAACCACCCACGATGCGCTTATTACTGTGATGTCCAGCGCTTCCGACAAAGATAAGAAGTCTCCGACGAATTCACCTGCCAAATAG